The Streptomyces sp. HUAS CB01 genome has a segment encoding these proteins:
- a CDS encoding DUF3180 domain-containing protein produces the protein MKQLRLGVLAGLFVVAGVLSWGGTRLWDAVGTLPSVPLAAPIVLAAIAVVLLATALSLRARLRAQRERRPGAKGVEPLMAARAVVFGQASALVAALVSGVYGGVAVFLLGSLDVPARRDQAIYAGFAVLAGIGVIAAGLFLERVCKLPDDEDDGTGQVPAR, from the coding sequence GTGAAGCAACTACGGCTTGGGGTACTGGCCGGGCTGTTCGTGGTGGCCGGGGTGCTGTCCTGGGGTGGCACGCGGCTGTGGGACGCGGTGGGCACGCTGCCGAGCGTGCCGCTGGCCGCGCCCATCGTCCTGGCGGCGATCGCCGTGGTCCTCCTGGCGACCGCGCTGTCGCTGCGGGCCCGGCTGCGGGCCCAGCGGGAGCGCCGGCCGGGGGCGAAGGGCGTCGAGCCGCTCATGGCCGCCCGCGCGGTCGTCTTCGGCCAGGCGAGCGCGCTGGTCGCGGCCCTCGTCAGCGGTGTGTACGGCGGCGTGGCGGTCTTCCTGCTCGGCTCGCTCGACGTCCCGGCGCGCCGGGACCAGGCGATCTACGCGGGCTTCGCGGTCCTCGCGGGTATCGGGGTGATCGCCGCGGGGCTGTTCCTGGAGCGGGTCTGCAAACTCCCGGACGACGAGGACGACGGCACGGGCCAGGTCCCGGCGCGCTGA
- the folK gene encoding 2-amino-4-hydroxy-6-hydroxymethyldihydropteridine diphosphokinase produces MSDPTVQPVPTAVVEQVDAADITLSNPKRAVIALGSNLGNRLETIQGAIDLLEDTPGIRVKAVSPVYETEPWGVEPGTQPPYFNAVVLVKTTLPPGSLLERGQAIEEAFDRVREERWGPRTIDVDIVAYADVVSDDPLLTLPHPRAHERAFVLAPWHDVEPEAQLPGLGGIAELLSGVGRTGVAPRVDLELRLPE; encoded by the coding sequence ATGAGCGACCCCACCGTGCAGCCCGTGCCCACCGCCGTCGTCGAGCAGGTCGACGCGGCCGACATCACCCTGTCCAACCCCAAGCGCGCCGTGATCGCGCTCGGGTCCAACCTGGGCAACCGGCTGGAGACGATCCAGGGCGCCATCGACCTGCTGGAGGACACCCCCGGCATCCGGGTCAAGGCGGTCTCCCCCGTGTACGAGACGGAGCCGTGGGGCGTCGAGCCGGGCACCCAGCCGCCGTACTTCAACGCGGTGGTGCTCGTGAAGACGACGCTGCCGCCCGGTTCCCTGCTGGAGCGAGGCCAGGCGATCGAGGAGGCGTTCGACCGGGTGCGCGAGGAGCGCTGGGGTCCGCGCACAATCGACGTCGACATCGTGGCGTACGCGGACGTGGTCTCGGACGACCCGCTCCTCACCCTTCCGCACCCGCGGGCGCACGAGCGGGCCTTCGTCCTCGCCCCGTGGCACGACGTGGAGCCCGAGGCCCAGCTCCCGGGCCTGGGCGGAATCGCGGAGCTGCTGTCCGGCGTGGGCCGGACGGGCGTGGCGCCGCGCGTGGACCTGGAACTCCGCCTGCCCGAGTAG
- the folB gene encoding dihydroneopterin aldolase, with translation MDRVALRGLKARGHHGVFPREREEGQTFIVDLVLGLDTRPAAADDDLAKTVHYGVVAEEVVDVVQGEPVDLIETLAERIAQQCLKHAGVQEVEVVVHKPDAPITVPFDDVTITITRSRA, from the coding sequence GTGGATCGTGTCGCGCTGCGCGGCCTGAAGGCCCGCGGGCACCACGGCGTCTTCCCCCGGGAGCGCGAGGAGGGCCAGACCTTCATCGTGGACCTGGTGCTCGGCCTCGACACCCGTCCCGCGGCCGCCGACGACGACCTGGCGAAGACCGTCCACTACGGAGTGGTGGCGGAGGAGGTCGTCGACGTCGTCCAGGGGGAGCCGGTGGACCTGATCGAGACGCTTGCGGAGCGCATCGCCCAGCAGTGCCTCAAGCACGCCGGCGTCCAGGAGGTCGAGGTCGTCGTGCACAAGCCCGACGCCCCGATCACCGTCCCGTTCGACGACGTCACCATCACCATCACCCGGAGCCGTGCATGA
- a CDS encoding nuclear transport factor 2 family protein, which yields MTSRTDVENVEAANTAFYEAMERGDFEGVSGLWLDGGEAEDISCVHPGWPVLSGRGEVLRSYALIMANTEYIQFFLTDVRVSVSGDTAVVTCTENILSGGPAEEAGELGPLVGQLVVATNVFRRTPEGWRIWSHHGSPVLAESDDEEDGDSTP from the coding sequence GTGACCTCACGTACCGACGTCGAGAACGTGGAGGCCGCCAACACCGCGTTCTACGAGGCCATGGAACGGGGCGACTTCGAGGGGGTCTCCGGCCTCTGGCTGGACGGCGGGGAGGCCGAGGACATCTCCTGTGTGCACCCCGGCTGGCCGGTGCTCTCGGGGCGCGGCGAGGTGCTGCGCTCGTACGCCCTGATCATGGCGAACACCGAGTACATCCAGTTCTTCCTCACCGACGTGCGGGTGAGCGTCTCCGGCGACACCGCCGTCGTGACCTGCACCGAGAACATCCTCAGCGGCGGCCCCGCCGAGGAGGCCGGCGAGCTCGGTCCCCTCGTCGGGCAGCTGGTCGTGGCCACCAACGTGTTCCGTCGCACACCCGAGGGGTGGAGAATCTGGTCACATCACGGTTCGCCCGTTCTGGCGGAATCGGACGACGAAGAGGACGGCGATTCCACCCCGTGA